A region of Wenzhouxiangella sp. XN24 DNA encodes the following proteins:
- the ggt gene encoding gamma-glutamyltransferase has protein sequence MYRVLALFLLCLPVFAWAGAPGQAAIASAHPLATRAGMAVLEAGGNAFDAAVAVSAALGVVEPYSSGLGGGGFWLLHVADDGRQVLVDARETAPGEAHAEMYLDEQGEPVPGLSLNGPLAAGIPGTPAAFVHVSERYGRLPLAETLAPAIALARDGYPVYERMRLGLNFKAEQLRRWPGSELLLPGGEVPPLGARMRLPGLARLMERLARDGLPGFYGGESAAAMVDAVRAHGGIWSLEDLENYRVIEREPLAAEFPGGLRIVLPPPPSAGGVAMIQALNLLQSYDLETMEPAARAHLVVEALRRAFRDRGYLGDPDFVDMPLERLLHPHYAAGLRTSMRNDRATPSAVFSPLHQDEDGDHTTHFSVVDAAGNRVAVTQTLNGWFGSSFIVPGLDLLLNNEMDDFATKPGEPNLYQLVGAGANDIAPGKRMLSSMTPTFLESPRGVAVLGTPGGSRIISMVLLATLAWIEGADAATMTSLPRYHHQYLPDRVVHEPEAFSAEESAALAARGHALQPSRRMYGNMNVVTWDYAGNRLEAATDPRGEIEGWTY, from the coding sequence GTGTACCGCGTGCTGGCGCTGTTTCTCCTGTGTCTGCCAGTGTTTGCGTGGGCCGGTGCGCCGGGCCAGGCCGCGATCGCGAGCGCGCATCCGCTCGCCACGCGCGCGGGCATGGCGGTCCTCGAGGCCGGCGGCAACGCCTTCGATGCCGCCGTCGCCGTGAGCGCCGCGCTCGGCGTGGTGGAGCCTTACTCGTCGGGTCTCGGCGGAGGGGGGTTCTGGCTGCTCCATGTCGCCGACGACGGCCGCCAGGTCCTGGTCGATGCGCGGGAGACCGCCCCGGGCGAAGCTCATGCCGAGATGTACCTGGACGAGCAGGGCGAGCCGGTCCCGGGACTGTCGCTGAACGGGCCGCTTGCGGCCGGCATTCCCGGCACGCCTGCGGCATTCGTCCACGTGAGCGAGCGCTATGGGCGCCTGCCCCTGGCGGAGACGCTGGCGCCGGCGATCGCGCTGGCGCGCGACGGCTACCCGGTCTACGAACGGATGCGCCTGGGGTTGAACTTCAAGGCCGAGCAACTGCGCCGCTGGCCCGGCAGTGAACTGTTGCTGCCCGGGGGCGAGGTGCCGCCGCTGGGTGCGCGCATGCGGCTGCCCGGGCTCGCCCGGCTGATGGAGCGCCTCGCCCGCGACGGACTCCCGGGGTTCTACGGCGGCGAGAGCGCGGCCGCCATGGTGGATGCGGTGCGTGCGCACGGCGGCATCTGGTCGCTGGAGGACCTGGAGAACTACCGCGTGATCGAGCGCGAGCCCCTGGCCGCGGAATTCCCCGGGGGACTGAGAATCGTGCTGCCCCCGCCGCCCTCGGCCGGTGGGGTGGCCATGATCCAGGCGCTGAACCTGTTGCAGTCCTATGACCTCGAGACGATGGAGCCCGCTGCGCGCGCGCACCTCGTCGTCGAAGCGCTGCGCCGCGCCTTTCGCGATCGCGGCTACCTAGGCGATCCCGATTTCGTGGACATGCCGCTGGAAAGGCTGTTGCACCCGCATTACGCAGCCGGCCTGCGGACCTCGATGCGCAACGACAGGGCCACTCCGAGTGCGGTGTTCTCGCCGCTGCACCAGGACGAGGACGGCGACCACACGACGCATTTTTCGGTGGTCGACGCGGCCGGCAATCGCGTTGCCGTGACGCAGACGCTGAATGGCTGGTTCGGCAGCAGCTTCATCGTCCCGGGGCTCGACCTGCTGCTCAACAACGAGATGGACGATTTCGCCACCAAGCCGGGCGAACCGAACCTGTACCAGCTGGTCGGCGCCGGCGCGAACGACATCGCGCCGGGCAAGCGGATGTTGTCGAGCATGACACCGACTTTCCTGGAGTCGCCACGCGGCGTCGCCGTGCTCGGCACGCCGGGCGGCAGCCGCATCATCAGCATGGTGCTGCTCGCGACACTCGCCTGGATCGAGGGTGCGGACGCCGCCACGATGACTTCGCTGCCGCGCTACCATCACCAGTACCTGCCCGATCGTGTCGTGCATGAGCCCGAAGCGTTCAGCGCGGAGGAAAGTGCCGCCCTTGCGGCGCGCGGGCACGCCCTGCAACCCAGTCGCCGCATGTACGGCAACATGAACGTCGTCACCTGGGATTACGCGGGCAACCGCCTCGAGGCGGCGACCGATCCGCGCGGCGAGATCGAGGGCTGGACTTACTGA
- the rpmG gene encoding 50S ribosomal protein L33, translating to MRDKIKLVSSAGTGHFYTTTKNKRLHPEKMELIKFDPKARKHVAYKEAKIK from the coding sequence ATGCGTGACAAGATCAAGCTGGTGTCGTCCGCGGGAACGGGACATTTCTACACCACGACCAAGAACAAGCGGCTGCATCCGGAGAAGATGGAGCTGATCAAATTCGATCCCAAGGCGCGCAAGCACGTCGCCTACAAGGAAGCGAAAATAAAATGA
- the mutM gene encoding bifunctional DNA-formamidopyrimidine glycosylase/DNA-(apurinic or apyrimidinic site) lyase, with the protein MPELPEVETTRRGVAPWIEGTRVTAVALRQPQLRWPVPASLGRELPGRRVLAAERRAKYLLFRAEGDRTLMLHLGMSGSLRILQAAAPPGRHDHMDLVLEGGRLLRFHDPRRFGSADWIAGDPLRHPLLCELGPEPLGPGFSPEYLAAACRGRRIAIKQLIMNGRIVVGVGNIYASEALFRAGIHPLRAAGRIGAPRLAALVTAIREVLEAAIRQGGTTLRDFAWGDGQRGYFRPELAVYDRAGEPCLRCAGTIRAIVQGQRSSYYCAGCQR; encoded by the coding sequence ATGCCCGAACTGCCCGAAGTCGAGACCACGCGCCGCGGCGTCGCACCGTGGATCGAGGGCACGCGCGTCACCGCGGTCGCGCTGCGCCAGCCGCAGCTGCGCTGGCCTGTGCCCGCATCCCTCGGGCGCGAGCTGCCCGGGCGCAGGGTGCTGGCCGCTGAGCGCCGTGCCAAGTACCTGCTGTTCCGGGCCGAGGGTGACCGGACCCTCATGCTGCACCTGGGCATGAGCGGCAGCCTGCGGATACTCCAGGCCGCCGCGCCGCCCGGCAGGCACGATCACATGGACCTGGTTCTCGAAGGGGGCCGGCTGCTGCGTTTTCACGACCCGCGCCGCTTCGGCTCAGCCGACTGGATCGCGGGCGATCCGCTGCGCCATCCGCTGCTCTGCGAGCTCGGTCCCGAGCCGCTCGGCCCCGGCTTCAGTCCCGAATACCTCGCAGCAGCCTGCCGCGGCCGCAGGATCGCGATCAAGCAGCTCATCATGAACGGGCGGATCGTGGTCGGGGTCGGCAACATCTACGCCAGCGAGGCGCTGTTCCGCGCCGGCATTCACCCGCTGCGCGCCGCCGGACGGATCGGCGCGCCGCGCCTGGCGGCGCTGGTCACGGCCATCCGCGAAGTGCTCGAAGCGGCGATTCGCCAGGGCGGCACGACATTGCGCGACTTCGCCTGGGGCGACGGCCAGCGCGGCTACTTCCGTCCCGAGCTGGCCGTGTACGACCGGGCGGGCGAGCCCTGCCTGCGCTGCGCAGGGACGATCCGGGCCATCGTGCAGGGGCAGCGCTCGAGTTACTACTGCGCCGGCTGCCAGCGCTGA
- the rsmD gene encoding 16S rRNA (guanine(966)-N(2))-methyltransferase RsmD, with protein sequence MTTRRGKPGSFRIIGGEWRSRRLPLPAGADVRPTPDRVRETLFNWLSPVIQGARCLDLYAGSGALGLEALSRGAARAVFVDIAPAALHQVAASLEILKCTRGETIRMDARRYLEAPGTPFDIVFLDPPYRRDLLAPSLDALLRHGWLAPGAAVYLEHEAGIAPPVLPAGWQLHRSAAAGQVRYHLARPEPVKAESS encoded by the coding sequence ATGACGACCAGGCGGGGCAAACCAGGCAGCTTCCGGATCATCGGCGGTGAATGGCGCAGCCGGCGACTGCCGCTGCCGGCCGGCGCCGACGTGCGCCCGACGCCCGATCGTGTTCGCGAGACGCTGTTCAACTGGCTGTCGCCGGTGATCCAGGGCGCACGCTGCCTGGACCTGTACGCCGGCAGCGGGGCGCTCGGGCTCGAGGCCCTGTCGCGCGGTGCGGCACGGGCCGTGTTCGTCGATATCGCGCCCGCAGCACTGCACCAGGTTGCGGCCAGTCTCGAGATCCTGAAATGCACGCGAGGCGAGACGATCCGCATGGACGCGCGGCGGTACCTCGAGGCGCCGGGCACCCCATTCGATATCGTTTTTCTCGACCCCCCTTACCGGCGCGACCTGCTGGCTCCGTCACTCGACGCGCTCCTGCGGCACGGCTGGCTGGCGCCCGGGGCGGCGGTGTACCTCGAGCACGAGGCGGGCATCGCGCCGCCCGTGTTGCCCGCCGGCTGGCAGCTGCATCGGAGCGCGGCCGCGGGCCAGGTGCGGTACCATCTGGCTCGCCCCGAACCTGTGAAGGCAGAGAGTTCATGA
- the radC gene encoding DNA repair protein RadC, whose product MPIRDWPAAERPREKLLATGPGRLSDAELVAIFLRCGARGHSAVDLARQLLLSFGGLRGLLTADLASFSALPGLGPVKYAQLQAGLELARRHLEETVRRGPALGSPDAVRRFLRARLRDLPHEVFCCLHLDNRNRVILFEELFRGTIDGASVHPREVVKRALAQNAAALILAHNHPSGVAEPSQADEVITRRLKSALALVDIRVLDHLVVGDAACVSFAERGLL is encoded by the coding sequence CTGCCTATAAGAGACTGGCCCGCCGCTGAACGGCCACGGGAGAAGCTGCTGGCGACGGGCCCGGGCCGTCTTTCGGACGCTGAACTGGTGGCGATCTTCCTGCGCTGCGGTGCCAGGGGACACAGCGCCGTGGATCTCGCCCGCCAGTTGCTGCTCAGCTTCGGCGGCCTGCGCGGGCTGCTGACCGCGGACCTGGCGAGCTTCTCGGCATTGCCGGGTCTCGGGCCGGTCAAGTACGCCCAGCTGCAGGCGGGCCTGGAACTCGCCCGTCGCCACCTGGAGGAGACCGTCAGGCGCGGCCCGGCCCTCGGCTCCCCGGACGCCGTGCGGCGCTTTCTCCGGGCGCGTCTCCGGGACCTCCCGCACGAAGTGTTCTGCTGCCTGCACCTGGACAACCGCAACCGCGTGATTCTCTTCGAGGAACTGTTCCGCGGCACCATCGACGGGGCCAGCGTCCACCCCCGCGAGGTCGTCAAGCGCGCCCTGGCGCAGAACGCCGCGGCGCTGATCCTGGCGCACAATCACCCCTCGGGCGTCGCCGAGCCCAGCCAGGCCGACGAGGTGATCACCCGGCGGCTGAAGAGCGCCCTCGCCCTCGTCGATATCCGGGTGCTGGACCACCTGGTCGTGGGGGACGCCGCCTGCGTCAGCTTCGCCGAGCGCGGACTGCTCTAG
- the coaBC gene encoding bifunctional phosphopantothenoylcysteine decarboxylase/phosphopantothenate--cysteine ligase CoaBC, producing the protein MPTLTGKHVLLGVTGGIAAYKSPDLVRRLRAQGAEVRVVLTPSAARFVTPLTFQAVSGHPVRDGLWDASAEASMSHIELARWADLVLVAPATAGFLARLAAGMADDLLTTLCLATGAPIVVAPAMNRLMWGNPATRDNVARLAARGVRLLGPGSGEQACGETGEGRMLEPQEIVAALALPGAEGPLAGRKVVVTAGPTREALDPVRYLTNRSSGKMGYAVAAAAARAGAEVALVSGPVDLPAPPGVRVVPADTAEAMRAAVQAELPGAALFVGAAAVADYRPAHPAAQKIKKKAGAMTLELVRNPDILAEVAASAARPFVVGFAAETNDVEANARLKLEAKKLDLIAANRVGADCGFDREDNALVALWADGRKDLGGGVKAELADRLIGLIVERMRASHQAQDS; encoded by the coding sequence ATGCCTACTCTCACTGGAAAACACGTGCTGCTGGGCGTGACCGGCGGTATCGCGGCTTACAAGTCGCCCGACCTGGTCCGGCGCCTCCGGGCGCAGGGTGCGGAGGTCCGTGTCGTCCTCACGCCATCGGCCGCCCGCTTCGTGACGCCGCTGACGTTCCAGGCGGTTTCCGGGCATCCCGTCCGGGACGGGCTGTGGGACGCGTCTGCCGAGGCGTCGATGAGCCACATCGAACTGGCGCGGTGGGCGGACCTGGTCCTGGTGGCGCCGGCGACCGCCGGTTTTCTCGCGCGCCTCGCAGCCGGCATGGCGGACGACCTGTTGACCACCTTGTGCCTGGCCACCGGCGCGCCGATCGTCGTCGCGCCGGCCATGAACCGTCTCATGTGGGGCAATCCGGCGACCCGCGACAACGTGGCGCGGCTGGCGGCGCGTGGCGTGCGGCTGCTCGGTCCGGGGTCCGGAGAACAGGCCTGTGGTGAAACCGGCGAGGGCCGCATGCTCGAGCCGCAGGAGATCGTCGCTGCGCTGGCCCTGCCCGGTGCGGAGGGTCCGCTCGCGGGCCGCAAGGTCGTGGTGACCGCGGGCCCGACACGCGAGGCGCTCGATCCCGTGCGGTACCTGACCAATCGGAGCTCCGGAAAAATGGGTTACGCCGTCGCAGCGGCAGCCGCGCGGGCCGGCGCCGAGGTGGCGCTCGTCAGCGGGCCGGTGGATCTTCCGGCGCCCCCCGGGGTTCGCGTGGTGCCCGCAGATACCGCCGAGGCGATGCGTGCCGCCGTGCAGGCGGAGCTCCCGGGGGCGGCATTGTTCGTCGGGGCGGCGGCCGTGGCCGACTACCGGCCGGCGCATCCGGCGGCGCAGAAAATCAAGAAGAAGGCCGGGGCGATGACCCTGGAACTGGTGCGCAATCCTGACATTCTCGCGGAAGTGGCCGCCTCTGCGGCACGCCCTTTCGTGGTCGGTTTCGCGGCCGAGACGAACGACGTGGAGGCGAACGCAAGGCTCAAGCTCGAGGCCAAGAAGCTCGACCTGATCGCCGCGAACCGGGTGGGCGCCGACTGCGGCTTCGACCGGGAGGACAATGCACTCGTGGCGCTGTGGGCTGACGGCCGCAAGGATCTCGGCGGGGGAGTCAAGGCCGAACTCGCGGACCGTCTCATCGGACTGATCGTGGAGAGGATGCGTGCAAGCCATCAAGCTCAGGATTCTTGA
- a CDS encoding fatty acid desaturase, producing MELLFEYQYGLLGLSAWGYVLASLIMVQVTVFAVTLYLHRDAAHRAVDLHPAIRHFCRFWLWMTTGISTREWVAIHRKHHARCETPDDPHSPQVEGLKKVLLEGAELYRHEARNQETLAKYGRGAPDDWLERKVYGAAHNYLGIVLMVVLFLVLFGIPGIIMIAVQLASQPLLAAGIVNGVGHYAGYRNFECADASRNVTPWGLLLGGEELHNNHHAFPSSARFSIRRWELDIGWVVLRALSFFRLAKVRRTAPVPARATARQQLDLDTVRAIVVGRMHVMRDYSRMVTLPVLRTEFAALRKRLPERAGRLRKLLVRETGLLDANARRRLGEVLDNSQALATVHEFRERLKAIWNGSATSNEKLVAQVREWCAEAEASGVRALQEFAASLRGYALRPA from the coding sequence ATGGAACTCCTTTTCGAATACCAGTACGGCTTGCTCGGCCTGTCGGCCTGGGGCTACGTGCTCGCCTCGCTCATCATGGTGCAGGTGACCGTGTTCGCGGTGACGCTCTACCTCCACCGCGACGCCGCCCATCGCGCCGTCGACCTGCATCCGGCGATCCGGCATTTCTGCCGCTTCTGGCTGTGGATGACCACGGGCATCAGCACCCGCGAATGGGTGGCCATCCATCGCAAGCACCACGCGCGCTGCGAGACACCGGACGATCCCCACAGCCCGCAGGTCGAGGGGCTCAAGAAGGTGCTGCTCGAGGGCGCGGAGCTCTATCGTCACGAAGCGCGCAACCAGGAAACGCTGGCCAAGTACGGCCGCGGCGCGCCGGACGACTGGCTGGAACGCAAGGTCTACGGCGCCGCCCACAACTACCTCGGCATCGTGCTGATGGTCGTGCTGTTTCTCGTGCTGTTCGGCATCCCGGGCATCATCATGATCGCGGTCCAGCTGGCCTCCCAGCCACTGCTCGCCGCCGGCATCGTCAACGGCGTCGGCCATTACGCCGGCTACCGCAATTTCGAATGCGCCGATGCCTCGCGCAACGTCACGCCCTGGGGGCTGCTGCTCGGCGGCGAGGAGCTGCACAACAACCATCACGCCTTCCCCTCGTCGGCGCGTTTCTCCATCCGGCGCTGGGAACTGGATATCGGCTGGGTCGTCCTGCGGGCCTTGTCTTTCTTCCGGCTCGCGAAAGTCCGGCGCACGGCCCCGGTGCCGGCCAGGGCGACGGCCCGCCAGCAACTCGATCTCGACACCGTGCGCGCGATCGTCGTCGGGCGGATGCACGTGATGCGTGATTATTCCCGCATGGTGACGCTGCCGGTGTTGCGTACCGAGTTCGCGGCATTGCGCAAGCGCCTGCCAGAGCGGGCCGGCCGGTTGCGCAAGCTGCTGGTGCGCGAGACGGGGTTGCTCGACGCCAATGCGCGACGGCGGCTCGGCGAGGTGCTGGACAACAGCCAGGCGCTGGCGACCGTCCACGAGTTCCGCGAGCGGCTGAAGGCGATCTGGAACGGTTCGGCGACCAGCAACGAGAAACTGGTGGCGCAGGTGCGGGAGTGGTGTGCGGAGGCCGAAGCCAGCGGCGTGCGCGCGCTGCAGGAGTTCGCCGCCAGCCTGCGGGGGTATGCCTTGCGTCCTGCCTGA
- the rpmB gene encoding 50S ribosomal protein L28 yields the protein MSRVCQVTGKGPLTGNNVSHANNKSRRRFLPNLHTHRIWVESERRFVKLRVSQHGLRIIDRKGIETVLADLRARGEKY from the coding sequence ATGTCGCGAGTCTGCCAGGTCACCGGCAAGGGGCCACTCACGGGCAACAACGTGTCTCACGCGAACAACAAGTCGCGTCGGCGCTTCCTGCCCAATCTCCACACCCACCGCATCTGGGTGGAAAGCGAGCGTCGCTTTGTGAAGCTGCGCGTGTCCCAGCATGGGCTGCGCATCATCGACCGCAAGGGCATCGAGACGGTGCTCGCCGACCTTCGCGCCCGCGGCGAAAAGTACTGA
- the coaD gene encoding pantetheine-phosphate adenylyltransferase: MSISAMYPGTFDPITNGHLDLVRRAASIFERVVVAIAANPAKAPLFSLDERVELAAAVLAELPNVEVRGYSGLTVKFAQEHGLPVMIRGLRAVSDFEFEFQLATMSRHIAGQVETVFLTPTEQFSFISSSMVREIAMLGGDVSRFVDPVVEAALKRRAASRAERG; the protein is encoded by the coding sequence ATGAGTATCTCGGCGATGTACCCCGGTACCTTCGATCCGATCACCAACGGTCATCTCGACCTCGTCCGGCGGGCGGCCTCGATCTTCGAACGCGTGGTGGTCGCCATCGCCGCGAACCCGGCCAAGGCCCCGCTCTTCAGTCTCGATGAGCGCGTGGAACTGGCGGCTGCGGTGCTCGCGGAACTGCCCAACGTGGAGGTGCGCGGCTACAGCGGCCTCACCGTCAAGTTCGCGCAGGAACACGGCCTGCCGGTGATGATCCGCGGCTTGCGCGCCGTCTCCGATTTCGAGTTCGAGTTCCAGCTTGCGACCATGAGCCGGCACATCGCGGGGCAGGTCGAAACGGTGTTCCTGACGCCCACCGAGCAGTTCAGCTTCATCTCGTCGAGCATGGTGCGTGAAATCGCCATGCTCGGCGGCGACGTGTCGCGCTTCGTGGACCCGGTCGTCGAGGCCGCGCTGAAACGCCGCGCGGCGAGCAGGGCTGAGCGTGGCTGA